Proteins encoded by one window of Homo sapiens chromosome 10, GRCh38.p14 Primary Assembly:
- the FOXI2 gene encoding forkhead box protein I2 — protein MATYCDDLGPSSAPPGQAQATAHPPGYEPGDLGAVGGGPLLWVNAPALSPKSYASGPGPAPPYAAPSYGAPGPLLGAPGGLAGADLAWLSLSGQQELLRLVRPPYSYSALIAMAIQSAPLRKLTLSQIYQYVAGNFPFYKRSKAGWQNSIRHNLSLNDCFKKVPRDEDDPGKGNYWTLDPNCEKMFDNGNFRRKRKRRAEASAAVRSGARSVGGAEAPALEPPSAACLDLQASPSPSAPEAATCFSGFASAMSALAGGLGTFPGGLAGDFSFGRRPPTVATHAPQTLNPSPGFAPGHQTAAAGFRLSHLLYSREGTEV, from the exons ATGGCCACCTACTGCGACGACCTGGGCCCCTCCTCGGCCCCGCCCGGCCAGGCCCAGGCCACCGCGCACCCCCCGGGCTATGAGCCAGGGGATCTGGGCGCGGTGGGCGGGGGCCCCCTCCTGTGGGTGAACGCGCCAGCGCTCAGCCCCAAGTCCTACGCTTCGGGTCCCGGGCCTGCGCCGCCCTACGCGGCCCCGAGCTACGGGGCTCCCGGCCCGCTCCTCGGCGCCCCGGGCGGCCTGGCGGGCGCCGACCTCGCCTGGCTGAGCCTCTCCGGCCAGCAGGAGCTGCTGAGGCTGGTGCGGCCGCCCTACTCCTACTCGGCGCTCATCGCCATGGCCATCCAGAGCGCGCCGCTGCGGAAGCTGACGCTCAGCCAGATCTACCAGTACGTGGCTGGTAACTTCCCTTTCTACAAGCGCAGCAAGGCGGGCTGGCAGAACTCCATCCGCCACAACCTGTCGCTCAACGACTGCTTCAAGAAGGTGCCCCGCGACGAGGACGACCCAG GTAAAGGCAATTACTGGACCCTGGACCCCAACTGCGAGAAGATGTTTGACAACGGGAACTTccgaaggaagaggaagaggagagctgAAGCCAGCGCGGCCGTGCGCTCGGGAGCCAGGAGCGTGGGAGGGGCCGAGGCGCCAGCGCTGGAGCCCCCGAGCGCGGCTTGCCTGGACCTGCAGGCCTCGCCCTCTCCATCCGCACCCGAGGCCGCCACCTGCTTCTCCGGTTTCGCTTCTGCTATGAGCGCTCTGGCTGGCGGCCTTGGCACCTTCCCCGGGGGCCTGGCGGGCGACTTTTCTTTCGGGAGGCGGCCACCGACAGTCGCCACCCACGCTCCCCAGACCCTTAACCCCTCCCCTGGCTTCGCCCCTGGCCACCAGACCGCGGCCGCCGGCTTCCGCCTCAGTCACCTCCTCTACAGCCGGGAAGGGACCGAAGTTTGA